One window from the genome of Balneola vulgaris DSM 17893 encodes:
- a CDS encoding tetratricopeptide repeat protein: protein MILLSILLAFFFQSGTNAAQLPPLTCEEYHTLAKEARENKNLEFEIQIWEEAINSTCLDSSTAYSQLSLCYLEAGDQSYSDRGSKDVESRKAYFEKALEAANKAIDLDDTNKFGFEHKSMAYAGMVDVYGLKQKVQLADSVRVNAEIALELDPKNDRALHILGRWHYEVSQFGGVMRFFARLFFGTAPKASLDKALDYFQRAVDLDDYPVHHYWLALTHLEMGNKKLAIHHFEYLLSLGDEHHNDEFFKNEAVKKLDKLR, encoded by the coding sequence ATGATCCTTCTTTCAATTTTACTAGCATTTTTCTTTCAAAGTGGTACTAATGCAGCTCAATTACCTCCACTTACTTGTGAGGAATATCATACCCTAGCTAAAGAAGCCCGCGAGAATAAAAATCTAGAATTTGAAATTCAGATATGGGAAGAAGCCATCAATAGCACCTGCCTTGATAGCAGCACCGCCTACAGTCAGCTTTCGCTTTGTTATTTAGAGGCGGGCGATCAAAGCTACTCCGATAGGGGAAGCAAGGATGTGGAAAGCCGTAAAGCTTATTTCGAGAAAGCACTCGAAGCCGCAAATAAGGCCATCGATTTGGATGACACCAATAAGTTTGGCTTTGAGCATAAAAGCATGGCCTATGCTGGCATGGTAGATGTATATGGGTTAAAGCAAAAAGTGCAGTTAGCCGATAGTGTGCGTGTTAATGCCGAAATAGCCCTCGAGTTAGATCCTAAAAACGACAGAGCTCTCCATATTTTAGGGCGTTGGCATTACGAGGTGTCGCAGTTTGGAGGAGTGATGCGCTTTTTTGCTCGACTCTTTTTTGGCACAGCCCCTAAAGCATCCTTAGATAAAGCCTTGGATTATTTCCAACGGGCCGTTGACCTCGATGACTACCCTGTTCATCACTACTGGCTGGCACTCACGCACCTAGAGATGGGGAATAAGAAACTGGCCATCCATCATTTTGAATACTTACTCTCACTAGGAGATGAACATCACAATGACGAGTTCTTTAAAAATGAGGCGGTTAAAAAGTTAGACAAGTTGCGCTAA
- a CDS encoding GtrA family protein, protein MQIAIEIRQSIEKYLLPKLKFGMSSIVATAIDYLVFFLLFPSGMLVAWIQAVAQASGMLTNFVLQRFFIFEKKRSLSKSFVWSISFSLIAIALSALLVHGLYQLAFFQEHPIVMKVGVTILFFFFNFYTKQFAFEKKISW, encoded by the coding sequence ATGCAGATAGCCATAGAAATCCGGCAATCCATAGAAAAATACTTATTACCCAAGCTTAAGTTTGGGATGAGCTCTATCGTTGCCACGGCTATCGATTATTTAGTCTTCTTTTTACTGTTTCCATCAGGGATGTTAGTTGCTTGGATTCAAGCTGTTGCTCAAGCTTCAGGAATGTTAACGAACTTCGTTCTACAACGATTTTTCATCTTTGAAAAGAAACGTAGCCTTTCGAAATCTTTTGTTTGGTCCATTTCATTTTCCCTAATTGCCATCGCCTTATCCGCTTTATTGGTGCATGGTTTATATCAACTCGCTTTCTTCCAAGAACACCCTATAGTGATGAAAGTTGGAGTTACCATCCTATTCTTCTTCTTTAACTTCTATACGAAACAATTCGCTTTCGAAAAGAAGATCAGCTGGTAG
- a CDS encoding glutamate synthase-related protein translates to MAAHAIYNWDELENLTPTYALVSNVDLVIVRDGDGASVLFGRCHHRGALLADGHIDGENLICGLHGWDYRYKTGISEYNNEEELKSFTCWVEDGQLWVDKDEIAAWEKDNPQPYDRDSYLGTYQDIHGTDDEPFVNEINSLAGSDSIDGSHGPVEAMGVSRQELPSWDDIQIQTAQLKPSPLFEDEEVNTTLIIGPKAKKPLQLDIPIFVSDMSFGALSEEAKIALAKGAEMAGTGICSGEGGMLSDEQAANSKYFYELASAKFGFEMEKLSGVQAFHFKAGQGAKTGVGGHLPGNKVNGRIAEVRGLEEGQDAISPAKFDDLHSPEDFKAMADKVREFTGGIPIGFKLSANHIEENIQFALDASADYIILDGRGGGTGAAPSILRNHISIPTIPALAKARKYLDEQGISSDEVTLIVTGGLRTAADFTKALCLGADGIAVANSAIQAMGCLGMRACHTNNCPVGIATQKGGLRARFEIEKSAALLNNYFRNTTKLMQVLARACGHADFKAFSMYDLVTWKKDMHHLTGIEYAGVR, encoded by the coding sequence ATGGCTGCACACGCGATCTATAATTGGGATGAATTAGAGAACTTAACGCCGACCTATGCTCTCGTTTCAAATGTTGATTTAGTAATTGTACGAGATGGGGATGGAGCTTCTGTTTTATTTGGAAGATGTCACCACCGCGGTGCACTGCTTGCCGATGGACACATAGACGGCGAGAACCTTATCTGTGGCTTACACGGTTGGGACTATCGATACAAAACCGGCATTAGTGAATACAATAATGAGGAAGAGCTCAAGAGTTTTACTTGTTGGGTTGAAGACGGACAATTATGGGTAGATAAGGATGAAATTGCTGCCTGGGAAAAGGATAATCCGCAGCCTTACGATCGAGATTCCTACCTTGGTACTTACCAAGACATTCATGGTACCGATGATGAACCCTTTGTAAATGAAATAAATAGCCTGGCTGGAAGTGACAGCATCGATGGCTCGCATGGTCCGGTGGAAGCCATGGGTGTAAGCCGACAAGAACTACCTAGCTGGGATGATATTCAAATTCAAACAGCACAACTGAAGCCAAGTCCTCTCTTCGAAGATGAAGAGGTCAACACTACACTCATTATTGGACCGAAAGCTAAAAAACCTCTGCAATTAGACATCCCTATTTTTGTGTCGGACATGAGTTTCGGGGCACTTTCTGAAGAAGCAAAAATTGCGCTCGCTAAAGGGGCAGAAATGGCGGGCACGGGTATTTGTTCAGGGGAAGGCGGCATGTTATCCGACGAACAAGCGGCTAACAGCAAATACTTTTATGAGCTAGCCTCCGCTAAATTTGGCTTCGAAATGGAAAAACTTTCAGGAGTGCAGGCTTTTCATTTTAAAGCAGGTCAGGGTGCCAAAACAGGAGTTGGTGGACATCTCCCCGGAAATAAAGTTAACGGGCGTATCGCTGAAGTTCGTGGCTTAGAAGAGGGCCAAGATGCCATTTCCCCAGCCAAGTTCGATGACTTACATAGCCCCGAAGATTTCAAAGCGATGGCGGATAAAGTACGCGAGTTTACTGGTGGTATTCCCATCGGCTTTAAATTATCTGCCAATCATATTGAGGAAAACATTCAATTTGCCCTTGATGCCAGTGCCGATTACATCATATTAGATGGTCGTGGTGGGGGCACCGGTGCAGCACCTTCCATTTTACGCAATCACATTTCTATACCCACCATCCCTGCTCTGGCCAAAGCGCGTAAATATTTGGATGAACAAGGTATTTCCTCCGATGAGGTAACTTTGATTGTAACAGGAGGACTTAGAACGGCCGCCGATTTCACTAAAGCCCTCTGTTTAGGAGCCGACGGCATTGCTGTTGCCAACTCAGCCATTCAGGCTATGGGTTGTTTAGGGATGCGTGCTTGCCATACCAATAATTGTCCCGTTGGCATTGCTACTCAAAAAGGTGGACTTCGAGCTCGCTTTGAAATCGAAAAATCAGCCGCTTTATTAAATAACTATTTCCGCAATACAACTAAGCTAATGCAAGTATTAGCACGTGCTTGTGGCCATGCTGATTTTAAAGCATTTTCTATGTATGATTTAGTGACTTGGAAAAAAGACATGCATCATCTAACGGGAATTGAATATGCCGGGGTTCGTTGA
- a CDS encoding DUF805 domain-containing protein — translation MPGFVEGLRLKNLLFNLEGKISNKRYAIIGFTLMLCKYIIDALIIYYYTLEFWSPLDYLSPFAVIGKSSATQAPSLLYLVMMFWALPFIWMGLNLTQKRLVDAGKSPWYAILFFVPFINYVLMLTLCFLPSVNTPDSILKKSTTFNISLRSGLIGIITGTVIFICSMWASVYLYNSYGSALFIVTPVLVGLTSSYTLNFNRPTTKTSSVVHTMFTLLLICGVLVLFALEGLICLILAYPIAITLGGMGALFGHYLSRISAPKNTAYSFLVIPFAFLVAVNIDHNAPVDKVSSISSSIEISASREIVWEEFINFKEIETEPAWYFKLGIAYPTKARLVGTGVGATRYCEFSTGAFVEPITTWEYPSLIQFDVISQPQPLQEWSPYGEIYAPHLDNYFRSVKGEFKIEKLANGNTLITGTTWYINEMQPTMYWNFFADQIISKIHDRVLKQIKTQAELTSF, via the coding sequence ATGCCGGGGTTCGTTGAGGGGCTACGCCTAAAAAATCTCTTATTTAATCTAGAGGGGAAAATATCTAACAAACGGTATGCCATCATTGGTTTTACCCTCATGTTGTGTAAATACATTATAGATGCTCTCATCATTTATTACTACACACTTGAATTCTGGTCGCCCTTAGACTACTTATCTCCATTTGCTGTCATAGGCAAATCTTCAGCTACCCAAGCACCTTCTTTACTGTATTTAGTTATGATGTTTTGGGCACTCCCTTTTATTTGGATGGGACTCAATCTTACCCAAAAAAGACTCGTTGATGCTGGCAAATCACCTTGGTATGCTATCCTCTTCTTTGTTCCCTTTATCAATTACGTATTGATGCTTACGCTATGCTTCCTTCCATCCGTTAACACACCCGATAGCATCCTCAAAAAGTCTACAACCTTTAACATATCTCTTCGAAGTGGTTTAATTGGCATTATAACTGGCACTGTAATCTTTATATGCTCAATGTGGGCTAGCGTTTATCTATACAATAGTTATGGCTCTGCATTATTTATAGTGACGCCTGTATTAGTTGGATTGACTTCTTCCTACACATTGAACTTCAATCGTCCTACTACTAAAACCTCGTCCGTTGTTCATACAATGTTTACTTTACTATTGATTTGCGGAGTATTAGTTCTGTTTGCACTTGAAGGGCTAATTTGTTTAATACTTGCCTATCCAATCGCCATAACACTAGGCGGAATGGGGGCCCTTTTTGGGCATTACCTGTCACGAATTTCGGCTCCTAAAAACACCGCCTATAGCTTTCTAGTTATTCCCTTTGCATTCCTTGTAGCAGTAAACATTGACCATAATGCTCCTGTTGATAAGGTCTCATCCATTTCATCAAGTATTGAAATAAGTGCTTCTAGGGAAATCGTTTGGGAAGAGTTTATCAATTTTAAAGAAATTGAAACTGAACCTGCTTGGTATTTTAAGCTTGGTATTGCATACCCAACAAAAGCACGATTAGTTGGCACTGGCGTAGGAGCAACTCGATATTGTGAATTTTCAACAGGTGCCTTTGTAGAACCTATTACTACATGGGAATACCCTTCATTAATTCAGTTTGATGTTATTTCCCAACCACAGCCATTACAAGAATGGAGCCCTTATGGTGAAATCTATGCACCTCACTTAGACAACTATTTCCGATCGGTTAAAGGTGAATTTAAAATAGAAAAACTAGCTAATGGAAATACTCTAATAACAGGTACAACTTGGTACATCAATGAGATGCAACCAACTATGTACTGGAACTTCTTTGCAGACCAAATCATCTCAAAAATTCATGACCGAGTGCTTAAACAAATTAAAACTCAGGCTGAACTCACTTCCTTTTAA